The following are from one region of the Melioribacteraceae bacterium 4301-Me genome:
- a CDS encoding LysR substrate-binding domain-containing protein encodes MTITQLTYIVAVDNFKSFAQAASECFVTQPTLSMQIKKLEDELGIKIFDRASYPVKTTKIGAKIIEQARTVLKEHQKIKEIVDEELGIIKGRFRLGIIPTIAPFLLPLFLENFIKKHSQLNLVFDEIETDIIIDKLKKDQLDAAILATPLNDNTIVEEPIYYEPFVAYVSKKHFLFNRKKINAAELQLKDLWLLKEGHCFRDQVINICKKYCSINPQEEKPSPTFEGGTIETLKKLVENNFGMTLLPYLAVKEIENTENYKFVREFEKPVPKREISIVYHKSYGGKRIIKALKKEILSVVPAQLLVKEKSIIVTRD; translated from the coding sequence ATGACCATAACGCAACTTACTTACATAGTTGCAGTAGATAACTTTAAAAGTTTCGCGCAAGCTGCATCTGAATGTTTTGTCACTCAACCCACGTTAAGCATGCAAATCAAAAAGCTGGAAGATGAACTTGGTATAAAAATTTTCGACCGTGCCAGCTATCCAGTTAAGACTACTAAAATAGGTGCTAAAATTATTGAACAAGCACGAACTGTACTCAAAGAGCATCAGAAAATAAAAGAAATTGTAGATGAAGAACTTGGAATTATTAAGGGTAGATTTCGACTTGGAATAATACCAACTATCGCCCCTTTTTTGTTGCCATTATTTTTAGAGAACTTTATTAAAAAGCATTCACAGTTGAATCTGGTCTTTGATGAAATTGAGACTGACATAATAATCGACAAACTTAAAAAAGACCAGCTCGACGCTGCTATTCTTGCAACCCCGCTTAATGATAACACTATTGTAGAAGAACCAATTTATTATGAACCTTTTGTTGCTTATGTTTCAAAAAAGCATTTTCTCTTTAATCGAAAAAAAATAAATGCAGCTGAATTACAGCTTAAAGACTTATGGCTGCTTAAAGAAGGACATTGTTTTAGAGACCAAGTTATAAATATTTGTAAAAAATATTGCAGTATTAATCCTCAAGAAGAAAAACCTTCTCCCACATTTGAAGGAGGCACTATTGAAACTCTTAAAAAACTTGTAGAAAATAATTTTGGTATGACTCTACTTCCCTATCTTGCTGTTAAAGAAATTGAGAATACTGAAAACTATAAATTTGTACGTGAGTTTGAAAAGCCGGTACCAAAAAGAGAAATAAGCATTGTTTATCATAAATCTTACGGTGGGAAAAGAATTATTAAAGCATTAAAAAAAGAGATTCTGTCTGTTGTTCCCGCACAATTACTCGTCAAAGAAAAGAGTATAATTGTTACAAGGGATTAA
- a CDS encoding co-chaperone GroES: MINTEKIIIVGDRLLIKPEENLEKTNSGLYLPPGVHEKEKVQGGYVIKIGPGYPVAIPTDDDEPWKEKKSAKYIPLQAKEGDFALFLRKDAIEVEIEKQKFVIVPQAAVLLLYRDEF, translated from the coding sequence ATGATTAACACAGAAAAAATAATTATAGTTGGCGATCGGCTGCTTATAAAACCCGAGGAAAATCTTGAGAAAACTAACAGCGGCTTATACCTTCCGCCTGGCGTTCATGAAAAAGAAAAGGTGCAGGGTGGCTATGTAATTAAAATTGGTCCTGGCTACCCAGTTGCAATACCTACAGACGATGACGAACCTTGGAAAGAAAAGAAAAGTGCAAAATACATTCCCTTGCAGGCAAAGGAAGGTGACTTTGCACTCTTTTTAAGGAAAGATGCAATCGAAGTTGAAATCGAAAAACAAAAGTTTGTCATTGTTCCCCAGGCTGCTGTTCTCCTTCTTTACAGAGATGAATTTTAA